A portion of the Bacteroidota bacterium genome contains these proteins:
- a CDS encoding SDR family oxidoreductase, with the protein MEKIFENKVAIVTGGSFGIGRAASIAFADKGAKVVIADCIEDNETLNLIKAKGGTALFVKCDVSNAADVKAMIEKTISTYGRLDYAFNNAGIEGASAPTHECTEETWERTIGVNLKGVWICMKYEIQQMLKQERGAIVNCASIAGLVGFPGLPAYVASKHGVIGLTKTAALEYAKLGIRINAVCPGVIKTPMIDRFTGKNKEIEKQFANMEPIGRLGQPEEVANAVIWLCSDGASFITGDAIAVDGGWVAQ; encoded by the coding sequence ATGGAAAAAATATTTGAAAACAAAGTAGCCATCGTTACCGGTGGCAGCTTCGGGATCGGAAGGGCTGCTTCAATTGCGTTTGCCGATAAAGGCGCAAAAGTTGTAATTGCTGATTGTATTGAAGATAATGAGACACTCAACCTGATAAAGGCAAAAGGCGGAACCGCACTATTTGTTAAATGTGACGTTTCAAATGCGGCGGATGTTAAAGCAATGATAGAAAAGACTATTTCTACCTATGGCCGCCTTGACTATGCCTTTAATAATGCGGGAATTGAAGGAGCATCTGCTCCTACCCATGAGTGTACTGAAGAAACCTGGGAACGCACCATTGGTGTTAATCTAAAAGGAGTGTGGATATGTATGAAATATGAAATTCAGCAAATGCTTAAGCAGGAAAGGGGTGCCATTGTAAATTGTGCATCTATAGCAGGATTGGTTGGTTTTCCCGGCTTGCCTGCTTATGTAGCTAGTAAACATGGTGTGATAGGGCTTACTAAAACTGCGGCGCTTGAATATGCCAAACTGGGGATTCGTATTAATGCGGTATGCCCTGGTGTAATTAAAACACCAATGATCGATCGTTTTACCGGTAAGAATAAAGAAATAGAAAAACAGTTTGCGAACATGGAACCTATTGGCAGGTTAGGACAGCCGGAGGAAGTGGCAAACGCTGTGATCTGGCTTTGCTCGGATGGTGCGTCGTTTATAACAGGAGATGCAATAGCCGTGGATGGGGGCTGGGTTGCACAATAA